In the Chromatiaceae bacterium genome, one interval contains:
- a CDS encoding nucleotidyltransferase family protein: MNRQQVLQALSAAKPALAERYGVTRLALFGSTARDEARLDSDVNIVVGFDGPAASARYFGVQFYSEDELGCAVDLVTEKALRAELKPYIEREAVNV; the protein is encoded by the coding sequence ATGAACAGACAGCAGGTCTTACAGGCGTTGAGTGCGGCTAAACCGGCGCTCGCCGAGCGCTACGGTGTCACGCGGCTCGCGTTGTTCGGCTCGACCGCCCGGGACGAAGCGCGGCTGGATAGTGACGTGAATATTGTCGTCGGCTTCGATGGGCCGGCTGCTTCGGCCCGTTACTTCGGCGTGCAGTTTTATTCGGAAGATGAACTCGGTTGTGCCGTTGATTTGGTGACCGAAAAGGCGTTGCGGGCAGAACTCAAGCCTTATATCGAGCGCGAGGCGGTGAATGTCTGA
- a CDS encoding transposase, which translates to MKRKRYIEEQIISILKEHQAGASAPDLARRHSVVENTIYHWKPKYGCMEVSETRRLPAGSIWRSAYSLIPSSSTSKTRVLPGPITPPAPRSP; encoded by the coding sequence ATGAAGCGCAAGCGCTACATAGAGGAACAGATCATTTCGATCCTGAAGGAGCACCAGGCCGGTGCCTCAGCGCCTGACCTGGCCCGCCGCCACAGTGTCGTCGAAAACACGATCTACCACTGGAAGCCGAAATACGGCTGCATGGAGGTCTCCGAAACAAGGCGGCTGCCCGCTGGGTCAATATGGCGCTCGGCCTACTCGTTGATACCGAGTAGTTCCACATCGAAGACCAGGGTGCTGCCCGGGCCGATTACGCCGCCTGCACCGCGGTCGCCGTAG
- a CDS encoding SIR2 family protein — protein MAALKTNIVLNGSQLGMKIDQIRFPDELMRSMRDKTCVVFAGAGVSMGEPAKLPSFFKLAEQLAAGTGETRGDGEPVDRFLGRIHRKGVRIHERSCTALNPVAGSHTPLHRDLLRLFPETTDIKVVTTNFDTLFEEACAEITDDIVSVYRAPALPLGHDFSGIVHVHGSREFSKGIVLTDSDFGRAYLTEGWARRFLVDLFQNYSVLFIGYSHDDVVMDYLARALPSRDGNRYVLIAEGSDESDWKARGITPIWFPKPAPSDYSFLNSGIAKLADYLRAPRSIRSNATIGVINVATVPFRRADSLLPNPAARFSHLVGRCAPPSAAFRPFRPCRRRIAA, from the coding sequence ATGGCGGCGTTGAAAACCAATATCGTGTTAAATGGTTCGCAATTAGGCATGAAAATCGACCAAATACGTTTTCCCGATGAACTGATGCGAAGCATGCGCGATAAGACGTGCGTGGTTTTTGCTGGCGCGGGCGTGTCGATGGGCGAACCGGCCAAACTCCCAAGTTTCTTCAAGTTAGCTGAACAATTGGCAGCAGGAACAGGGGAGACCAGAGGAGATGGCGAACCAGTCGACCGATTTCTCGGGCGAATCCATAGAAAGGGAGTTCGTATACACGAACGAAGCTGCACGGCATTAAACCCGGTAGCTGGCTCTCATACCCCCCTTCATCGTGACTTGCTCCGACTGTTTCCTGAAACCACCGACATAAAAGTTGTTACCACAAACTTCGATACCCTATTTGAAGAAGCCTGCGCTGAAATCACGGATGACATCGTTAGTGTTTACCGAGCCCCAGCACTACCTCTCGGCCATGACTTTTCTGGCATCGTGCATGTCCACGGGAGTCGAGAATTTTCAAAAGGGATTGTGCTTACAGATTCAGACTTTGGACGAGCCTACCTCACCGAAGGCTGGGCAAGGCGTTTCCTTGTCGATCTCTTTCAAAACTACTCAGTATTGTTTATCGGTTACAGCCACGATGATGTTGTTATGGACTACCTGGCGCGAGCGCTGCCAAGCCGAGATGGAAACAGATACGTACTCATTGCCGAAGGCAGCGACGAGAGCGATTGGAAAGCGCGTGGGATCACCCCTATTTGGTTTCCGAAACCAGCACCAAGTGATTATTCTTTTCTGAATAGCGGCATTGCCAAGCTTGCGGACTATTTAAGGGCACCTCGATCAATTCGTTCTAACGCCACCATCGGCGTGATCAATGTAGCGACCGTGCCATTTCGCCGCGCTGATAGTCTTCTTCCGAATCCAGCGGCCCGGTTTTCTCACCTTGTTGGCCGTTGCGCGCCGCCCTCGGCGGCTTTCCGGCCCTTCAGGCCGTGCAGAAGGCGGATTGCGGCCTGA
- a CDS encoding IS5 family transposase, which produces MQPGFFDDEDRLAKLEKLGDPLPRLDSIVDWQAFRPLLKVIHQKQRKSNAGRKPHDVTLMFKMLVLQALYNLSDDQTEFQVRDRLSFQRFLGLSPEDTVPDAKTLWLFREQLVRHGLIDKLFARFDEQLWQSGLMPKGGQIIDASLVNVPKNRNTRDENKQIKEGKMPDGWDDKPNMKRQKDEDARWTKKHGKSHYGYKNHINIDKEHKLIRRYAVTDASVHDSQVFDEVLDDENSDRSIWADSAYRSQAREEQLREQGYKSRIHRKGSSRRALNKQEQATNHRRSKVRARVEHVFGDQRTRQGNILVRTKGKVRAAVKIGLMNLTYNMRRLEFLLRPQSAFCTA; this is translated from the coding sequence ATGCAACCAGGGTTTTTCGACGATGAGGATCGGCTGGCGAAGCTGGAGAAACTGGGTGATCCACTGCCACGGCTGGACAGCATCGTGGACTGGCAAGCATTCCGGCCGTTGCTGAAGGTGATCCACCAGAAGCAGCGCAAGAGCAATGCCGGACGCAAGCCGCATGACGTCACGTTGATGTTCAAGATGCTGGTGCTGCAGGCCTTGTACAACCTCTCGGACGATCAGACCGAGTTCCAGGTCCGTGACCGGTTGTCGTTCCAGCGCTTCCTCGGGCTGTCGCCGGAGGACACCGTGCCGGACGCCAAGACGTTGTGGTTGTTCCGCGAGCAACTGGTGCGTCACGGCTTGATTGACAAGCTGTTTGCGCGCTTCGATGAGCAGTTGTGGCAATCGGGCCTGATGCCCAAGGGTGGCCAGATCATCGATGCCAGCCTGGTCAACGTGCCGAAGAACCGGAACACGCGTGACGAGAACAAGCAGATCAAGGAAGGCAAGATGCCTGACGGATGGGATGACAAGCCGAACATGAAGCGGCAAAAGGACGAGGATGCACGCTGGACGAAGAAGCACGGCAAGAGCCACTACGGCTACAAGAACCACATCAACATCGACAAAGAGCACAAGCTGATCCGGCGCTATGCGGTGACCGACGCCAGCGTGCACGACAGCCAGGTCTTCGATGAGGTGCTGGACGACGAGAACAGCGACCGTTCCATCTGGGCCGATTCCGCCTACCGATCACAAGCGCGCGAAGAACAGCTTCGCGAACAGGGCTACAAGAGCCGAATCCACCGCAAGGGCAGCAGTCGGCGTGCGTTGAACAAACAGGAGCAGGCGACCAACCATCGGCGCTCAAAGGTCCGCGCCCGCGTCGAGCATGTCTTCGGTGATCAACGCACACGCCAGGGCAACATCCTGGTACGAACCAAGGGCAAGGTCCGAGCGGCAGTGAAGATCGGGCTGATGAACCTGACCTACAACATGCGACGCTTGGAATTCTTACTCAGGCCGCAATCCGCCTTCTGCACGGCCTGA
- a CDS encoding DUF4020 domain-containing protein, which translates to MPLNRTQLDWKQELTALASSPPPQDEESEHQILDAVRNRNTIRFFTNVAKDKSWPAWLDGKGALDDLFAGNILTEEQRILAAWISEHYTHEYPEEVILIVGKHGLRLNSLFWWILGREIGLAKDGENTPDSAISLSRWVTLLIATAPPHGDTTILEWLAERCARYDLDKELLQLFSKMAEPQLQIKKGINWYDENDEREDKTNLDINYQLFADHWHLNEFYQKYLKSHLERISTEIFELAISTLSTIHSHLAAWDRANEKSDTLSYMRSAIEPHEQDDLHHREDVLIDAARDAWEQLAISQPGYAHSLFLRHARSEAPIIRRLCVHYLTQRADVDANEKLQIFLQHFNLHDIATHHETYQFGAHIYGLLTPTSRVELLDEVLKYRWPLDDGEAEHHAAREKYSWLEWLKRSDPSCELLNESISRLTSEFPDLQSREHPDLTHWHSGAEWVGHKSPYSAGELLTKSPNDWLETLQGFKGDEFRGPDVRGLQGAITEAARTNAPWGFELAEALAKTGAWDSDFWAALIDAWKEWPDNEEQCQRILFWLKDQRLYPRATYDISRALLILVEKEGKTSALSCLDDTNRIAKGLWAHVTVEDFPEAKEDWLGFAINNSAGVLAQYWLHALSLWWKAQEKKPSSIPDAFRLPIESIIQEGSSASGVALAVFASQFPYFLSIDEDWTKEQLLPWFEHEKDPTRMQQSWDGFLTWGSLNPRVFDALAPMFLKACSQLGNQLASHRDRFAEFFVVMVMYYAKKPLDEAIPTFFLNGDETDRRNFAFSVDRMLRGLNEEQQKEQWDKWLRAYWNNRLQGIPAVLDEVETNEMLEWTTQLTAVYGEAVNIAVQMPPTPFKHLSIGYDLKNSDLPERFPYAVAKLLIYIMESGADPQVFYGFKEIIQRIPQEGIDPGFWNKVQGLSEGLGLA; encoded by the coding sequence ATGCCCTTAAATCGCACACAGCTCGATTGGAAGCAGGAACTCACGGCCCTAGCGTCAAGCCCACCACCCCAAGACGAAGAAAGCGAGCACCAAATCCTGGACGCTGTTCGCAACCGCAATACCATTCGATTTTTCACAAATGTAGCCAAAGACAAGAGCTGGCCAGCCTGGCTAGATGGCAAGGGCGCTCTTGATGATTTGTTCGCTGGTAATATTTTGACTGAAGAGCAACGCATATTGGCAGCGTGGATCTCAGAGCACTATACACACGAATACCCTGAGGAAGTAATTCTCATTGTAGGCAAGCATGGTCTTCGATTGAATTCGCTATTCTGGTGGATTCTTGGTCGCGAAATTGGGTTGGCAAAGGATGGCGAGAACACTCCAGACTCTGCCATCTCCCTTTCAAGATGGGTGACACTCCTCATTGCAACAGCCCCGCCCCACGGCGACACCACAATCCTGGAATGGCTGGCGGAACGGTGCGCAAGATATGATCTCGACAAAGAGCTTCTTCAACTCTTCTCGAAAATGGCTGAACCCCAATTGCAGATTAAAAAAGGGATTAATTGGTATGACGAGAATGACGAGCGAGAGGATAAAACCAACCTCGATATCAATTACCAATTATTTGCTGATCACTGGCATCTCAATGAGTTCTATCAGAAGTACCTCAAATCCCATCTCGAACGCATTTCAACCGAGATCTTTGAACTTGCCATCAGCACACTGAGTACGATTCATAGCCACTTAGCTGCCTGGGATCGCGCAAACGAAAAATCAGACACACTGTCATACATGCGCTCAGCGATTGAGCCGCACGAGCAAGATGATCTGCATCACCGGGAAGATGTGCTGATAGATGCAGCGAGAGATGCCTGGGAGCAACTTGCCATCAGCCAACCAGGATACGCTCACAGCCTTTTCCTCAGACACGCTAGATCCGAGGCGCCAATCATTCGCCGACTATGTGTTCACTATCTAACTCAACGAGCGGACGTGGACGCAAATGAAAAACTACAGATTTTTCTTCAACATTTTAATCTTCACGACATTGCGACGCATCACGAGACCTACCAGTTTGGTGCCCACATATACGGGTTGTTGACCCCCACCTCCAGAGTAGAACTCCTAGACGAAGTATTGAAGTACCGATGGCCCCTTGATGATGGCGAGGCTGAACATCACGCGGCAAGGGAAAAATATAGTTGGCTTGAGTGGCTAAAAAGGTCCGACCCAAGCTGTGAATTGTTGAATGAATCCATATCCAGGTTGACGAGTGAATTTCCCGATCTTCAGTCTCGTGAGCATCCAGACCTTACTCACTGGCATTCCGGCGCAGAATGGGTTGGACATAAAAGCCCTTATAGCGCCGGGGAGCTTCTCACAAAGTCTCCAAACGATTGGCTGGAAACACTACAGGGCTTTAAGGGTGATGAGTTTCGTGGACCAGATGTGCGTGGTCTACAAGGCGCAATCACAGAAGCTGCGAGAACAAACGCCCCTTGGGGTTTTGAACTTGCCGAAGCTCTTGCGAAGACTGGAGCCTGGGATTCGGACTTCTGGGCGGCGTTGATCGATGCCTGGAAGGAATGGCCCGATAACGAAGAACAGTGTCAGCGTATCCTTTTCTGGCTGAAGGATCAGAGGCTATACCCTAGAGCGACATATGACATCTCCCGAGCACTCCTCATTCTTGTTGAAAAAGAAGGAAAGACCTCTGCGCTCTCCTGTTTGGATGACACAAACCGTATCGCGAAAGGGCTCTGGGCACATGTAACGGTCGAGGACTTTCCAGAGGCCAAAGAAGACTGGCTTGGGTTTGCGATCAACAACTCTGCCGGCGTGCTTGCCCAGTACTGGCTCCACGCGCTGAGCTTGTGGTGGAAAGCACAAGAGAAGAAACCGTCTTCGATTCCTGATGCTTTCAGACTTCCGATAGAAAGCATCATTCAAGAAGGTAGTTCGGCTAGCGGTGTAGCCCTCGCAGTTTTCGCCAGCCAGTTCCCTTATTTCCTATCGATTGACGAAGACTGGACGAAGGAACAACTCCTTCCTTGGTTCGAGCACGAAAAAGACCCGACAAGAATGCAGCAAAGCTGGGATGGCTTTTTGACCTGGGGAAGCTTGAACCCTCGTGTATTCGATGCTTTGGCCCCAATGTTTTTGAAAGCCTGCTCGCAACTCGGGAATCAACTTGCATCGCATCGTGACCGTTTTGCCGAGTTTTTTGTGGTGATGGTCATGTACTACGCCAAAAAACCACTGGACGAAGCAATCCCAACTTTTTTTCTGAATGGCGACGAGACGGACAGGCGAAATTTTGCGTTTAGCGTCGACCGAATGCTTCGTGGCCTCAACGAAGAGCAACAGAAAGAACAGTGGGATAAGTGGCTACGTGCGTACTGGAACAACCGGCTTCAAGGAATACCCGCTGTGCTGGACGAGGTGGAAACCAATGAGATGTTGGAATGGACGACTCAGCTCACCGCAGTGTACGGGGAAGCTGTGAATATTGCGGTTCAGATGCCTCCCACGCCGTTCAAACACCTGTCGATCGGGTATGACCTAAAAAACAGCGATTTACCCGAGCGATTCCCTTATGCAGTAGCGAAGCTGCTCATCTACATTATGGAATCTGGAGCTGATCCTCAGGTCTTTTATGGATTCAAGGAAATTATCCAAAGAATTCCCCAGGAAGGGATTGATCCCGGCTTTTGGAACAAGGTGCAGGGGTTGTCGGAGGGGCTCGGACTGGCCTAG
- a CDS encoding DUF479 domain-containing protein: protein MNYLAHLYLAGDDSELLIGGLMGDFVKGRVDPARPAAVRAGILLHRRVDSFTDQHPVVRRSKARIDPEFRRYAGILVDLFFDHFLACDWPAYSRQPLPQYARRIYRILNRQLPSLPPRMQHSVLYMVRNDLLVSYREIDGIRRALSGIERRLSRPSQLAEAVAELEANYASFREDFAEFFPELSHFARQQRDTCTEETMSRQALND from the coding sequence GTGAACTACCTGGCCCACCTTTACCTCGCCGGGGACGACAGCGAATTGCTGATCGGCGGCCTGATGGGCGACTTCGTCAAGGGCCGGGTCGACCCGGCACGACCGGCTGCCGTGCGCGCCGGCATCCTGCTGCACCGACGGGTCGACTCGTTCACCGACCAGCACCCGGTGGTCCGGCGCAGCAAGGCGCGCATCGACCCCGAGTTCCGCCGTTACGCGGGCATCCTCGTCGACCTGTTCTTCGACCATTTCCTGGCCTGCGACTGGCCGGCGTACTCGCGCCAGCCGCTGCCGCAGTACGCGCGCCGGATCTACCGCATCCTGAACCGGCAGCTGCCCAGTCTGCCGCCGCGCATGCAGCACAGCGTGCTGTACATGGTGCGCAACGATCTGCTCGTCTCCTACCGCGAGATCGATGGTATCCGGCGCGCATTGTCCGGCATCGAGCGGCGCCTGAGTCGCCCCAGCCAGCTCGCCGAAGCGGTCGCCGAACTGGAAGCGAATTACGCCAGTTTTCGCGAGGATTTTGCCGAATTCTTCCCCGAACTCAGTCACTTCGCACGGCAGCAAAGGGATACCTGCACGGAAGAGACAATGAGCCGCCAGGCACTAAACGACTAA
- a CDS encoding FKBP-type peptidyl-prolyl cis-trans isomerase has protein sequence MLVYQMLTRNKQSATANVQQGQAFLAENAKAEGVVTTASGLQYKVLQTGDGNVSPGPNDRVKVHYHGTLIDGTVFDSSVDRGEPISFGLNQVIKGWTEGLQLMVVGQKNRLFIPSDLAYGDRGAGGVIGPGSTLVFDVELLGINE, from the coding sequence ATGCTGGTGTATCAAATGCTCACCCGCAACAAGCAATCCGCCACGGCAAACGTCCAGCAGGGCCAGGCCTTTCTGGCAGAGAATGCCAAGGCCGAGGGTGTCGTCACCACTGCGTCCGGTCTGCAATACAAGGTACTGCAAACAGGCGATGGCAACGTATCTCCCGGGCCGAACGATCGCGTCAAGGTGCACTATCACGGCACGCTAATCGATGGCACGGTTTTCGATAGCTCAGTGGACCGGGGAGAGCCGATCTCTTTTGGTTTGAACCAGGTCATCAAGGGCTGGACGGAAGGCCTGCAGCTGATGGTTGTCGGGCAGAAGAATCGCCTCTTCATCCCCAGTGACCTCGCCTACGGCGACCGCGGTGCAGGCGGCGTAATCGGCCCGGGCAGCACCCTGGTCTTCGATGTGGAACTACTCGGTATCAACGAGTAG
- the rsmA gene encoding 16S rRNA (adenine(1518)-N(6)/adenine(1519)-N(6))-dimethyltransferase RsmA: MSHRPRKRFGQNFLHDQAVIARILDCIDPRPGQRLVEIGPGQGALTKGLLQRAGRLDAIELDRDLLEPLRHMCAPIGELNLHNADALKFDFRSLHPGEQKLRLVGNLPYNISTPLLFHLLEQADVIEDMHFMLQKEVVERMAAAPGSKAFGRLSVMLQVSCEVTPLFDIGPGSFDPPPKVDSSVVRLRPLAESRVPVAQIGTFGAFVAQAFAHRRKTLRNNLKGLLDGEQIAAVGVDPGARSETLAIDELIRLHRATLATP, translated from the coding sequence TTGAGCCACCGTCCCAGGAAAAGGTTCGGCCAAAACTTTCTGCACGACCAGGCGGTGATCGCGCGGATCCTCGACTGCATCGATCCGCGGCCGGGGCAACGCCTGGTGGAGATCGGTCCGGGCCAGGGGGCGCTGACCAAGGGGCTGCTGCAACGTGCCGGCAGGCTGGACGCGATCGAACTCGACCGCGACCTGCTCGAACCGCTGCGCCACATGTGCGCACCGATCGGCGAGTTGAACCTGCACAACGCGGACGCGCTGAAGTTCGACTTCCGCAGCCTGCATCCAGGTGAACAGAAGCTTCGTCTGGTCGGTAACCTGCCCTACAACATCTCGACGCCGTTGTTGTTCCACCTGCTCGAACAGGCCGACGTGATCGAGGACATGCATTTCATGCTGCAGAAAGAGGTCGTCGAACGCATGGCCGCCGCGCCGGGCTCCAAGGCCTTCGGACGCCTGTCGGTGATGTTGCAGGTGAGCTGCGAGGTGACGCCGTTGTTCGACATCGGTCCGGGGTCGTTCGACCCGCCGCCGAAGGTCGATTCCAGTGTCGTGCGCCTGCGTCCGCTGGCCGAATCACGCGTGCCGGTCGCGCAGATCGGCACCTTCGGTGCCTTCGTCGCGCAGGCCTTTGCACATCGCCGCAAGACCCTGCGCAACAACCTCAAAGGCCTGCTCGACGGCGAGCAGATCGCCGCGGTCGGGGTCGATCCGGGCGCGCGCAGCGAGACCCTGGCGATCGACGAGCTGATCCGGCTCCATCGGGCGACCCTCGCGACGCCGTGA